Within Halalkalibaculum roseum, the genomic segment CGTGGTGGGAATATCGATTCGACCGGGTTCACCACCCACTGAAAACATCTGGGCCTTAGCATCTGCGGCAAAAAATACCAGAAAAACCAGGAGTGTCAGAAATATATTTTTATTTTCGAGCAAACGGGAATGCTGTGTTAAATTTTCACATTTCATATCTGAACGTATCACATTAATTGATGGAAATAAACTATGAAATCTCTGGGTCTACTTATAATACTATCTCTTATGGGAATAAGCCTAACACAAATGGATGATGGTACCGTTTACCAGTTTGAACCCGAGAACATCGACGGAGAAGTAACCCCCCTGAGTAATTATGAAGGAAAGGTACTTTTAATCGTCAACACGGCCTCAAAATGTGGATACACCCCTCAGTACGAAGGTCTGCAGGCTATTTATGAAGAGTATAAAGATCAAGGTCTTGTAGTGATGGGTTTTCCTGCCAATAATTTTGGGGGACAAGAACCGGGAACGGACGAGGAAATTAAACAGTTTTGTAGGGTGAACTTTGACGTAGGATTCCCAATGTTTTCAAAGGTATCCGTTAAAGGTGACGATATTCATCCACTGTTTGATTACCTGACGAAAAGTGAAAATCCTGATTTCAGCGGTGAAATAAACTGGAATTTTGAGAAGTTCCTCGTTGACAAGAAAGGAAATTTGATACACCGATTTAGAAGCAAAGTGAAACCTCAGAGTGATGAACTGATTAATGCAATAGAACAAGCATTAAACAGTTAAGTTAATGTATCCCTAACATACATCCCATCACCATCCCGACAGAGGGCCGTAACTGATACTTACGGTCCTCCTTTTTTTATGCACTGTATAACAACGGCTTTACTAAACTTCCAAAAGTTTAGTAAAGATCAGGTAAAAGTTGACATCAATTCAACATGTGCGAAACCAGACGAAACTCAGGTATGCGCACTTTAATGTCTGTGCCGTCTTCCCGCTCCATTAGGTAGTAGCCTTTCATGCTCCCCTTGTAGGACTTTAACACACAAAAGCTGTTGTAGCTATGTTCGCCATTCGGTTCGATTACCGGCTGCTTGCCAATAACCCCGTCGCCGTCCACATTATACTGCTCACCGATAGAATCGCTGATCTCCCAGTGACGCTTTAACAGCTGTACCGGTTGGTCGCTCATATTCCGTATGGTTATGAAGTAGGCAAACACATGTTTGCCGGCAACCGGACTCGATTCCTCTTCCAAATAGAGCGGCTTAACCTCCACGCTGATGTCGTACGATATTTCTATAAAAGTCTGTTGATACATAACGATGGCTAAATAACATTTTTCCCCGACTAAGTAAATTCGAATTTCATAATAAATAGAAATAAAAAAGGTTCAATTATTCCTTGACATATGAGTGGTAAGGTGGTTATATTTGGTGCTCTGATTCAAACGGGTCCTAATCACAAATTTTAAATATTTATCAATTGAGATTTGTTTGGTATTTGACGTTTGAATCTCGAGATATTAAAAATACGGTCCGGTAGTTCAGTTGGTTAGAACGCCTGCCTGTCACGCAGGAGGTCGAGGGTTCGAGTCCCTTCCGGATCGCATCTCCACAAGCCCTTAACTCACATAGAGTTAAGGGCTTTTTTATATACATACGTGTATTGTTTCGAAAGAGGATCTCTCACTTTCGGAACAAAATTCAGAATAGCTTAGAACCCGCCTTAGTAACCAATTTTATTTTCAACAGGCATACCTTAGCTGGTGAGAAACAAACTCTTTATCCAAATAATCCTTCCTTTATTCCCCTGTTATTTTCAGATAGCCGGTTTTTTTATTTTTTGTTGTAACCATCTCAAATTGAATAGTCATAATACCATGTAAGATAATAGTAAGTTTGGCATGACTTACTTAATAATTCCCCTAGCGATGAGTTGTGCTTGGGGAATTTTTTGTTCGTCAGCTTCCTATCTAAGAGAACTTAGAAACGTCAATTTCAAAGATTGAAATTAGTTCTGTTAAGATATTGAAAAGGTCTTGTGATAATTATTGATCTCGGAAAAATGGATAGGATAAGTAACAAGAAAATAAAGATTAGCAACTTTGTAATTAAAAAGTTGCTTTACAATAAATTGAAAAATTATTTAGAGCGAGATATCCAAGCTCGCTCTAAATTTTTTAACTATTTGCAGCTCACACTGGCGTTAATTGCATCAATAGTTACTTCTCCATTTGCATTGATAGTAACATGGGAATTTACATGGAGTAAATAATTATTACCTGTTCCAGGTCCGATAATTCTAAAATTATTATAAAATGTGTAGTTGAATGACTCGCCATTAGAAATAAAATTGGTAGTAGAACCTGTCAAGCCTGTAGCCTGATACCTATCGCCTGTTTCTTGTCCAATTAAATCCCAATATTGATGAGGCTGAACATGAGATTTAATATGTACCCCACCATTTGCATCCAAAGTCAATTTTGATACAAATTGCAATTGTACATTATCAGCTATGACAAATTCACCGACCCCATTATTTGCGCAAGGTATCAAAGTAAAAAATGATATGGTTTCTCTTTCAACAACAGTTTGTGAATAAGCATCATTAGTTACTAATAAACCAAAAGCAAAAAACGATACAAGTATTAGGTGATAACTCTTTTTAATCATAGCATAACCTCCTCTCTAAATTTTATAATTGAGTAGGTATTAGCTGCTATAGAAGACAATTAATTCTCTTGAAGTTAATCTCACTATAAAACATTTGGACTTTAGCTACAAATGTTTTGTGACCCTTATACTAATGGGTATTCGAATAAAGTTGATATGCACCTATCTCCAAAGTCTTCAGTAAGTTTCTTATTCGTCACAAAATCGACTTTTATTGAAATTCTTTCCCCAATTAAATTCAATGCCACATCTGGAGTTCAGGTTCAAAAACAGAATTTGTCAGTTAAAATGGACGAGATCAGTTCAGGTTTTGCAATTGGCTCAATTCGAACGGTTACAATAAGTGAGGTACAAATTATCAGCCACCTAAACCAGGCAAATCTATCCGTGTATTCTGAGTTCCCTCCTACAGTAGGATCTACTTTTAAAGCGGAATAAAAAATCAGTCAACCGGTACAGTTTAATAACTACCGGTCATCGGTGCAGAATAGTTCATAGCTGTTACCCGGCAAAAGAACCAATCAAATAGTTGTCATTATTTGGTTTATAGCTATATTGACAAAGTCATTTCTATTAAAAGCTAAATACAAGTGTAAAGAATGAGGGTGTATTTAGGCTAAGATTGAACTCTTACATGCAATAATAACATGCGAGCAGATCCTGGATTTTTGTTTGCCTGCTAAACTTTATGATAAATCTATGAAAACACTTTCAGTTCTGTTAATGTCTCTTTTATTGATGGCGTCTTATCAAAATATCTCTGCGCAAAATAACTCCCATCCGCTTGATCCTTTAACCTGGCAGGAATACTGGACGGTTCTTGAAACGCTTCAGGAAGCCGGTAATCTCGATGCAGAGACCCGCTTTTCACATATTAATTTAGTTTCACCGGATAAGCAGGATGTTTGGAATTGGAACGGTACCGATACTATTCCAAGGATGGTATATGCTACAGTTCACCAGGGGTCAGATACTTATAAAGCTGTGGTAGATGCAAAAAATCGAACATTAGCATCTTGGGAAAAACTTGTAGGAATACAACCGACTTGGCTGGGAGAGGAGTTTGGGAAGATGTCCGCAAAAGCCAAACAGCACCCGGATTTTATTGCAGCGATGAAAAAGCGGGGATATGATGATCTCACTTTGATAGACATCTTTTTTGGCCCACCCGGTTATTTCGGTACTGAAGAAGAAGTAGGTCGTCGCATTGCTCACGGACACGCCAGTGATCCACGAGGGTTTCGGAACAGGTGGGGACGTCATATTCAAGGTCTGACGGTAGTAGCAGATATGCATACTATGGAAGTGTTGCGTGTAGTTGATGAAGGAGTAGTACCTGCTTCAGATACAAACATTGATTTTAACTTTTCTTCCATACCCAATATACGGGAAGTGCCTGGAAAAATAATTATTCATCAACCCAACGGTTCAGGATTTGAGATTGAAGGGCATGAAGTAGAGTGGCAAAAATGGAGGTTTCATGTTCGCCCGGACCATCGTGTTGGTATGGTGATGTCAACCATTACCTATGGTGATGACAACGATCAGCGGAGAATTATGTATGAAGGTTTTCTATCCGAAATATTTGTCCCATATATGGACCCCGCCTTTGACTGGTATCCCAGAAACTTCATTGACTTAGGCGAATATACCGCCGGTGGATTTACCAATCCCCTTTTACGGGGCCTTGATGCCCCGGATTATGCTTATTACATGGACGGCCTGTTTATGCACGATAACGGTCAGCCAAAACATGTCCCAAATTTGATAGCCATTTTTGAACGGGAGTCAGGTGATCCCTCCTGGCGACATAACAGTAGTGCGATGGGACCGGAAAGCCGTGTCAAACGCGATCTCGTTGTTAGAGCTGCCGCTGTTGTTGGTAATTACGACTATATTCTGGACTGGGTGTTTCAGCAGGACGGCTCTATAGTGGTTCGTGCAGGTGCTACAGGTATTGCTGAAGCCAAATCCACCATTCAGAAAGATGCCACGGAAGCTCTATCCTCAAATTCACGAGATGATGCATACGGGCGGTTTGTAGATCCGCATATTGTTGCTGTTAACCACGATCACTATTTCAGTTATCGCTTGGATATGGATGTAGATGGTAGCGATAACAGCTTACAAATAGACCGGTTGACTACTAAAATTCTCCCCGAAGACCATCCCAGAAGAAGCGTCTGGGTGGGCGAATCAACTGTTGCTAAAAATGAAAGGGATGGCAAACTAATTAAGAAAATAGAGAACCCCGCACTTTGGAGAGTAATAAGTAACTCGCGCAAAAACCATGTCGGGTATCCTACCAGCTATCAATTAATGCCCGGCGTTACGGCACTTACTAAATTAAGCAAGGATGATTATCCGCGAAGAAGAGCCGGCTTTATAAATAATCACTTGTGGGTAACTCCCCGGAATAAAAATGAGTATTTTGCTGCCGGTGAATTTCCTACTTTAAGTGAACCCGGAGAAGGTTTACCCAAGTGGACCAGTGCAAATCGTTCTATTGAAAATCAAGATATCGTTCTCTGGTACACCATGTCTATGCATCATATGGTCCGCGCCGAAGACTGGCCTGTGATGCCGGTTCTCTGGCATTCATTTGAGTTGAGACCCTTTGATTTTTTCGATCGAAACCCGGCCCTGGATTTGCCTAAAAGCACTCACTAAAACATTGTTTTCCTTAAAGGAAAACTGATCCAAATAATACGATAACATGTATTAGAATTTAATTGATCATAGAAAAGGCCTGCCAGACTTTGCGGGCCTTTTTCTCTATGGAAAACTAAAACCATTTTGGGATTTCCTTCAAAGTCATTGGCGCAGCTATTCCCGTGTCGGTGAGCGGTACTATATCAGAGATAGGTTCCTGATATTACTCTAGCCGGTAAAAAAATAAAGAATTTCTTGATGGCTACATTTAATTAATAATACACGAACTTCTCTTTTTTCACCTCCTAAATAGTTGAAAATTATAAACCTATTTTCTCAATATTCTCTATATTGATTTATATGTAATACGGATCATTTACGCAACTATTTGCTATTCCTCTCTACCGGCTGCCGGATGTTAGTCCCCTCTTATTATTCAACCTCAAAATAAAGAGGCGTCTTATGAAAGAATGTGGCATATCATGTATAAACTTATCAGTTTTATTTGTGATCACATTTGCATTGATTGCATGTAGCGATACCGGATTGAATAGTATTAGCTCGTAAGACAACTTATCTCTCAAGGAAACCAAGCAGTTCGGATCTGAATCCGGACAACTGGTGAAACCATTCCGCGCTGATTTTTTTACAGGTGGCGGTATTCAACCCGGTCCTGAAAGCGAGGAAAAATGTGGGGATCCGCCCTTATTTTATAACGTGCAGGAAGGGTACGGTGAGGCTACACACCTGGGCCGGTTTCATATCCGAATCACCTTTTGTGTTGATGCTACCGAACTACTGGATGACGGCATGCTTACCGAAGATGAATCGATTCCCTATTATTCCAATGAATTTACCGAGGGATATTTAATAGCAGCAAATGGTGATATATTATATGTCGATATCCCTGAAGGAAAGATTCTACCAACCAACGAACCGGGGTACGTATTTGAATTCAACGATCCCTTCGAATTTACCGGGGGCACCGGGAGGTTTGAGAATGTCACAGGTACCGGTACCACACATAGTCTGGTAATGATGCAACCTTCTGAAAAAACAGATCATGTTTGGGAAGGCACGTTGGTCTTTTCCAGGTGACAAATATCCTTAGATCTGCGTACTTAGGTAAAATAAACATATAAAAAGCCCCGGTAAACCCGGGGCTTTTTTGTGTAAGTCCTCTTTTTAATTGGATTCTTCCACCTGGTCTGGCACTCTTTCCCAAATTGCATCGGTGTGTGCTTCAATCATGCTACCCATTCTATTCCAAAGTTCTGCATCAGAAAGGATTTCTCCCATTACAGATCCGGTGAAGTCATCCATATCATCCCATTCGCTGAATAAGTATACTCTTCCGTGATTGTAACGATCTCCGGTATTATGTCCCAGTACGACGTAACCCTTAATCAAACCATTTTCGAGCGCCGAATCCCATAAAGGTACTTCCCTCTCACGCATGGTACTGTTCCAGGATGGCATGTTAGAAAATTTTATCTGGTAGAGAGCTTCATAGATATATTGGGTTTCATCAACATTTTCTGCATATCTAACAAGTGCTGCATCCCATATTTGGTCTCTATGGCTTGTAAGCATGTCACCACTTTGCTCCATCACTTCCTCCGGATAACCTGACAAATATCGATCCCAGAATTCATCATAGTTATCCCAGTCAGAGCTGCCAATAACTAAACGCCAGTTGTACTCACCCCCAGTGTTATGCATCCAGGCACTCCAACCTGTGATGATACCCTCTTCTTCCAGTTCCTGGAGTGTAGGTACGGAATGGTCCCGGTACATTTGATTCCATTCCATCAATGATTCCCATTCAACATTGTAATCTGCTACGTAATAAACCGCAGTTGTGTCTTGATTTTGTTGCGCAAATACCGTCACCCCAAACAGAAGGAGACTTAACAATTGTACTGCTATTAGTTGTTTTTTGTTACCCATAATACATCCCTTTTTATTTAATGTTGGTGGGGTAACAGTCTAAAAGATGAATTGTTTTTCTTACCTCGAATAATTAGCAAAGGTACTGTAACCTCTTTTAATGACATTCTAAATTCAATCTAAACAAGATAATGAGTTAAGGCAAACTAGTAATGAATACAGACCTTTCATTTGCCCTTATGATTATCGTTTCAGCTTCTTAAGAATAACTCAAGGATTGGCGCGAACATCCCTAAACATATATTAATTAGGATGAAAATTATCCTTCATAATCACAGAAAATATTCTAAATTATAAGTAGATGATGTTGAGTTAGTAGAAGGCCCGTTGGCCTGTTTGGTCTTTAAATAAAAACCACAGGCTCCAATCTCTAGAGGCATATATGACTTCTGAGTTTTCATATTCACAGGAAGTTGATGATCTCACCAATGAGATAAAGAATTTGTCTGAAGAAAATTCAAGGTTACGCAGAGCCGTTGAGGAGTTGGTAACATTGAATGAAATTGCCTTGGCTATCAGCGGCAGTATGGATAGCGAGGAGATCATGAGGATCATTATTCGCCACTCTATTCGATCCTTCGATGCCGAACAGGGGGATATCACGCTGGTTGACGAGCATGCCCACCGTCTTGGTAAAACGCTTGCCAGAAGCGCTATTGGAACACAGGATCCGTCCCAAGTGCATCTCAACCAGAGTATCGTGGAGTGGATGAGAACCAACAAGAGCCCTCTTCTTGTAAATAATCCCGCTTCTGATAACCGCTTCTCCAATGTTGGGTGGAAAGAGTGCATCCATTCCATCATATCTGCCCCACTGCTGGTTCGCTCCCAACTCATTGGCATGATTACCATATACAATAAAAAAGGTGGAACGGGATTCACAGAAGATGACCTCAGACTACTTACCATCATTGCCTCGGAATCAGCACAAGTAGTGGAAAATGCAAGGCTCCACCATGAGGAACAGGAGCTTTCTGATATGAGAAAAGAAGTAGACCTTGCTGGTAAAATTCAGAAAAAACTCTTGCCCAAGGAACATCCTACCATAAATAACTACGGGTTGTTTGGGAGGAATATCTCGGCGCATTCCGTAGGGGGTGACTATTATGACTTTATTCAAATAGATGATAACCGATGGGCAATCTGCCTGGGGGATGTGAGCGGAAAAGGTATGCCTGCCTCGCTACTGATGTCTAACTTACAGGCAATATTAAGGGGACAAATAAACTACCTGCCAAGACCTGGTTCTTTGCTTCGTGATGCCAATCGACAGATATTTCATTGTACCGATTGTGAAAAATTTGCCACCCTTTTCCTGGGCATTCTCGACACCGAGTCACACACGATGCGCTATTCCAATGCAGGTCATGAACATCCAATATTGATAACTCCGGATTGTACCTTTACCCGGCTTACCAACGGAGGAATTCCCCTGGGAATTTTTCAAGAACAGTTTTATGAAGAAGGATCCATAGAGTTCATGCCCGGTGATAAGCTGATCGTGTTCTCCGATGGAATTATTGACAGCCGCAACCAGGAGGACGAACCTTTTGGTTTGCATACCCTGAAAAAACTCTTAGTAGAGAATTCCAAAGTATCCGGTGACCAACTTATGGAAAGCATCTTTGCGGCAAGTTTAAATCACAATGCCAATCAACAGTTATTTGATGATATGACCATGATTGTACTTTCCAGAATCAATTAGACCTGTACTACTATGCTTGTACGTTTATTAGAAACCACCTTGATACCGGGCAAACTGGAAGAATTCGAATCCGTTTATCTTCAAAACATTATACCGGTATTGCGGGAAACTCCAGGCTGCATTTTTGCCGGACTGCTTCAAAATATTTCCACACCCAACCAGGTGGTATCTTTAACGATGTGGAAAAATAGTAATCAGATTGATGCCTATGTGAAGTCGGGTGCTTTCGAAAAAAACACCGGCCTTGTCAGACCTTATATGAAGGGAAGTTCCGAATGGAAAATTCAACTCTCAAAAGAACATAAATTAAACTATGAGCCGATTAATAATGAACCGACCATAAGAAGTTACCGGGCCAAACTGGAACCCGATTCAGTAGCCGATCAGATGACCTTCACCAGAAAATATCTCCGAATTCTTTCCCTTAGTCTTATCTCGGGAAAAAAAGAGGAATTTAATCGAATCTATTATAATGATATTCAACCGGAACTAGCCAAGGTTCCGGGTTGCCACTACGCCTTTATTATCGACAATTCAGAAAACGAAAATGAGGTACTTTCCTTTACTATATGGAATAATTTAGAGGCGGTTGAACGATACGAAAAAAAAGGGACCTTCCGGGGCCTGTTGCAAAAAGTTCAACATACGCTTGCAGAATTATATCAATGGAAGATGTCACTGGAAAATCAGGCCTCCGGCACCGTATCTGTAAGCAACCGAGATATTGATATCAGTAAGTTTACCCTGGTTTTCGCAACCAAATTTTAGTGATCCTTGTGTCTTTGTTTTTC encodes:
- a CDS encoding glutathione peroxidase; its protein translation is MKSLGLLIILSLMGISLTQMDDGTVYQFEPENIDGEVTPLSNYEGKVLLIVNTASKCGYTPQYEGLQAIYEEYKDQGLVVMGFPANNFGGQEPGTDEEIKQFCRVNFDVGFPMFSKVSVKGDDIHPLFDYLTKSENPDFSGEINWNFEKFLVDKKGNLIHRFRSKVKPQSDELINAIEQALNS
- the apaG gene encoding Co2+/Mg2+ efflux protein ApaG, giving the protein MYQQTFIEISYDISVEVKPLYLEEESSPVAGKHVFAYFITIRNMSDQPVQLLKRHWEISDSIGEQYNVDGDGVIGKQPVIEPNGEHSYNSFCVLKSYKGSMKGYYLMEREDGTDIKVRIPEFRLVSHMLN
- a CDS encoding PP2C family protein-serine/threonine phosphatase; the protein is MTSEFSYSQEVDDLTNEIKNLSEENSRLRRAVEELVTLNEIALAISGSMDSEEIMRIIIRHSIRSFDAEQGDITLVDEHAHRLGKTLARSAIGTQDPSQVHLNQSIVEWMRTNKSPLLVNNPASDNRFSNVGWKECIHSIISAPLLVRSQLIGMITIYNKKGGTGFTEDDLRLLTIIASESAQVVENARLHHEEQELSDMRKEVDLAGKIQKKLLPKEHPTINNYGLFGRNISAHSVGGDYYDFIQIDDNRWAICLGDVSGKGMPASLLMSNLQAILRGQINYLPRPGSLLRDANRQIFHCTDCEKFATLFLGILDTESHTMRYSNAGHEHPILITPDCTFTRLTNGGIPLGIFQEQFYEEGSIEFMPGDKLIVFSDGIIDSRNQEDEPFGLHTLKKLLVENSKVSGDQLMESIFAASLNHNANQQLFDDMTMIVLSRIN
- a CDS encoding antibiotic biosynthesis monooxygenase; translation: MLVRLLETTLIPGKLEEFESVYLQNIIPVLRETPGCIFAGLLQNISTPNQVVSLTMWKNSNQIDAYVKSGAFEKNTGLVRPYMKGSSEWKIQLSKEHKLNYEPINNEPTIRSYRAKLEPDSVADQMTFTRKYLRILSLSLISGKKEEFNRIYYNDIQPELAKVPGCHYAFIIDNSENENEVLSFTIWNNLEAVERYEKKGTFRGLLQKVQHTLAELYQWKMSLENQASGTVSVSNRDIDISKFTLVFATKF